Proteins from a single region of Apium graveolens cultivar Ventura chromosome 7, ASM990537v1, whole genome shotgun sequence:
- the LOC141673936 gene encoding uncharacterized protein LOC141673936, whose amino-acid sequence MIVEELDPGTAGPTQVKKLTAEVAADPSTHDDRELPKQPALKPKCLFPPPEAPPEDQFLGLKDSLQRDRKRKAVSDQRFRVQTSKGKKVLSSDVQLHLEKKERLKAQNQGNPKDSLDSDEELEFLEREAQRLQAKLERKREIHRLRRELQQTTIQNEGQDDEFYDEDDAEYEYEPSAESTYSQPRERRQRTVSSADVSHQTESTESISHEEFAKMQEEIAQMRTLMRNQAGFETVSESPLSLVLEKAHIDRTLKTPALDHFDGSSDPLAFLNTFDGRMAFFGHSEIARCQFFSTCLQGTALRWYSNLPPRSIDSWTTLKSKFQARFSSNYKGIKVTASLMTMHQRSGESLRSFLTRFREEIAEIPDLIEQMAVNFLTAGIDKSRHGLLLEEIFEKRPKTLQAAFQIIEHRMMLQEAVSCIQSPRRSSKYERRRSYSPRSPARERRRERRRSSPPRTSDLPPRDRRERDWQPHNRSEKEFTKLNTEKTTILAVLKTEPDYRPPRPMKPGRPPSSRYCEYHEDTGHTTERQHRGENDRVIDVIFGGVAAGGLSHNSRKIYAREVFNVNPSTAKRPRVNPSPVISFSDDDYRPGLIEGHQDALVITTRVGNNTVKKMLVDNGSSVDVLYHHAFSRMDIGDRRLENSRTPLYGFIGNEVHVVGTIDMPVLFGSPPCQIWKMVKFHVISASSSFNAILGRTTITALRAITSISHLKMKFPTDFGVGEMIGDQVTARQCYLTTVSPRKKTEEELEVNQVLDIDPRELVDSSTSNSCSPLEETEDIEVFEGNPDKTTRIGKNLSSDLKRDITNLIREFSDIFAWVPRDMPGIPETTARHSLHISKDTRPVRQKQRIFSAEKRAAIDQEVDRLLDAGFIEPVQFPTWISNVVLVKKSNGKWRMCIDYSDVNRACPKDFYPLPNIDQLIDATAGNELLSFMDAFSGYNQIKMDSHDWQQTAFITHRGVFGYKVMSFGLINAGATFQQTMDKIFSS is encoded by the exons ATGATTGTAGAAGAGCTTGATCCGGGAACCGCCGGACCAACTCAGGTAAAGAAGTTGACGGCAGAAGTTGCCGCCGACCCCTCGACCCACGACGATCGCGAGCTTCCAAAACAACCGGCATTGAAGCCGAAGTGTTTGTTCCCTCCACCTGAGGCTCCTCCAGAAGATCAATTTCTAGGATTGAAGGACTCTCTCCAAAGGGACAGAAAAAGAAAAGCTGTGTCAGACCAGCGTTTTAGAGTTCAAACATCTAAAGGAAAAAAAGTTCTCTCGAGCGACGTTCAGCTACATTTGGAAAAGAAAGAAAGGCTAAAAGCCCAAAACCAAGGAAATCCGAAAGATTCCCTTGATTCAGATGAAGAACTCGAGTTTCTAGAGCGCGAAGCTCAGAGATTGCAGGCTAAACTTGAGCGAAAACGTGAGATCCACCGTCTCCGTCGAGAGCTCCAACAAACTACAATTCAAAATGAAGGACAAGATGATGAATTTTATGATGAGGATGATGCGGAGTACGAATATGAGCCCTCGGCGGAGTCAACATATTCGCAACCTCGCGAACGTCGACAGAGGACAGTGTCATCTGCCGATGTCTCACATCAGACAGAATCCACAGAATCTATATCTCACGAGGAGTTCGCTAAAATGCAGGAAGAAATCGCCCAGATGCGTACCTTGATGAGAAATCAGGCAGGGTTTGAAACCGTTTCTGAGAGCCCCCTATCATTAGTGCTTGAGAAGGCGCACATCGACAGGACGTTGAAAACGCCTGCTCTCGATCATTTCGACGGATCCTCGGACCCGTTAGCATTTCTAAATACATTTGACGGTCGCATGGCTTTCTTCGGCCACTCGGAGATCGCTAGGTGTCAGTTCTTCTCCACTTGCCTTCAAGGCACGGCTCTCCGATGGTACAGTAACTTGCCACCTCGGTCAATCGACTCGTGGACAACTCTGAAAAGCAAGTTTCAAGCCCGATTTTCCAGCAActacaaaggaatcaaagttacTGCATCCTTGATGACAATGCATCAACGCTCCGGCGAAAGTCTCAGGAGTTTTCTAACCCGGTTCAGGGAAGAGATAGCAGAAATTCCAGACTTAATAGAACAGATGGCTGTCAATTTCCTGACAGCGGGCATCGATAAGTCTAGGCATGGCCTCCTTTTAGAAGAGATCTTTGAAAAAAGGCCGAAAACACTACAGGCTGCGTTCCAGATTATAGAACACCGCATGATGCTTCAAGAAGCGGTAAGCTGTATACAATCTCCACGGAGGTCGTCAAAGTACGAACGACGCCGAAGCTACAGTCCACGATCCCCTGCGAGGGAAAGGCGCCGAGAGCGACGTAGGTCGTCCCCGCCTCGCACATCGGACCTCCCCCCGAGGGATAGAAGAGAAAGGGATTGGCAACCCCACAATCGATCTGAAAAAGAGTTCACGAAACTCAATACTGAGAAAACGACAATTTTGGCGGTGTTAAAAACGGAACCGGACTATCGCCCTCCAAGACCCATGAAACCAGGAAGACCCCCAAGCTCCAGATATTGTGAATATCATGAAGACACCGGCCATACAACAGA ACGTCAGCATCGAGGCGAAAACGACCGTGTAATCGACGTTATTTTTGGCGGCGTAGCCGCCGGGGGTCTCTCCCACAACTCTCGCAAGATTTATGCTCGAGAAGTCTTTAATGTCAATCCCTCGACAGCTAAACGCCCTCGAGTGAATCCCTCCCCCGTCATTTCTTTCTCTGATGACGATTATCGTCCCGGTCTCATCGAAGGTCATCAAGATGCTCTCGTCATCACAACACGTGTGGGAAACAATACGGTTAAGAAAATGTTGGTCGATAATGGTAGCTCCGTCGACGTGTTATATCACCATGCTTTTTCCCGAATGGACATAGGAGATCGAAGACTCGAAAACTCCCGAACCCCGCTATACGGGTTCATAGGCAATGAGGTTCACGTTGTAGGAACCATCGATATGCCAGTGCTTTTCGGTTCCCCTCCCTGTCAGATTTGGAAAATGGTCAAATTCCATGTGATTAGCGCTTCCTCAAGCTTCAACGCCATTTTGGGACGAACAACGATCACCGCACTCCGAGCTATAACATCTATCTCCCACTTGAAAATGAAGTTTCCCACAGATTTCGGCGTGGGAGAAATGATTGGTGATCAAGTAACAGCAAGACAATGTTATCTAACCACCGTTTCTCCAAGAAAAAAGACAGAGGAAGAGCTAGAAGTCAATCAAGTACTAGATATCGACCCAAGAGAATTGGTTGACTCATCCACAAGCAATTCATGCTCCCCTCTCGAAGAAACAGAAGATATAGAAGTATTTGAAGGAAACCCAGATAAAACAACAAGAATTGGCAAAAACCTCTCATCAGATCTCAAAAGAGATATCACAAACCTCATTCGGGAATTCTCCGACATTTTCGCTTGGGTCCCGAGAGACATGCCTGGCATCCCAGAGACCACTGCTCGACATTCGCTGCACATCAGTAAAGACACCAGGCCTGTGCGCCAGAAACAACGTATATTCTCAGCCGAGAAAAGAGCAGCCATCGACCAAGAGGTCGACAGACTCCTCGACGCCGGTTTTATCGAGCCCGTGCAATTCCCCACGTGGATATCAAACGTAGTTCTGGTTAAGAAAAGCAATGGGAAGTGGAGAATGTGCATTGATTATTCAGATGTGAATAGGGCGTGCCCTAAAGATTTTTACCCTTTGCCCAATATCGACCAACTCATCGACGCCACAGCGGGAAACGAACTCCTGTCCTTTATGGACGCCTTTTCGGGGTATAATCAAATTAAGATGGATTCCCATGACTGGCAACAAACTGCTTTCATCACTCATAGAGGGGTCTTTGGATACAAAGTAATGTCCTTCGGATTAATCAACGCGGGTGCTACTTTTCAGCAGACAATGGATAAAATATTCTCTTCGTAG
- the LOC141672250 gene encoding uncharacterized protein LOC141672250, giving the protein MGCSCLSLTSLYSRYLRRCLISAGLTSQLINIDNQTRIHVWAPKPTNSDTILPKPAVVLIHGFGPAGMWQWRMQAVFLAKLFDVYVPDLVFFGESFTSGPGRSEIFQAECMGKMMEKLGVQSYSVVGTSYGGFVAYHMATIMPEKVDKVVIASSGVNMRLRDNQDLVKRANMDRIEEVMLPKTAAQLRSLMALAVFRRVRLPDFFLNDFIETLYNQNRKEKLELLKGLTIGQNDVATLSPISQEVLIIWGDNDRIFLLEKAQELKQILGGNVKLEVIKKASHVPQLEHPQQFNAILKNYLCGL; this is encoded by the exons ATGGGATGTTCTTGCCTGAGCCTCACGTCATTATACAGCAGATACCTCCGTCGCTGTCTCATCTCCGCCGGACTCACCTCGCAACTCATTAACATCGACAACCAAACCCGAATCCATGTATGGGCTCCGAAACCAACAAACTCCGACACCATCCTTCCCAAACCTGCAGTTGTTCTCATCCACGGTTTCGGACCCGCTGGGATGTGGCAATGGCGCATGCAAGCCGTGTTTCTCGCTAAACTTTTCGATGTTTATGTGCCTGACTTAGTGTTCTTTGGTGAATCATTCACGTCCGGGCCTGGCAGGTCAGAGATATTTCAGGCTGAGTGCATGGGGAAGATGATGGAGAAGCTTGGTGTGCAGAGTTATTCTGTGGTGGGGACCAGTTATGGAGGGTTTGTAGCGTATCATATGGCGACCATCATGCCGGAGAAAGTTGACAAGGTGGTGATCGCAAGTTCTGGAGTTAATATGAGGTTGAGAGATAATCAAGATTTGGTTAAGAGAGCTAATATGGACAGGATTGAGGAGGTTATGTTGCCGAAGACGGCGGCGCAGTTGCGGAGTTTGATGGCCTTGGCTGTTTTCCGGAGAGTGCGCTTGCCGGATTTTTTCTTGAATGATTTTATTGAG ACTTTGTACAACCAAAATAGAAAGGAGAAGCTAGAGTTGTTGAAGGGCTTAACTATTGGACAAAATGACGTCGCCACATTGTCTCCTATTAGCCAG GAAGTGTTGATCATTTGGGGAGACAACGACAGAATATTTTTGTTAGAGAAAGCTCAAGAACTTAAACA GATATTGGGTGGCAATGTGAAGTTGGAAGTGATAAAGAAGGCATCACATGTACCGCAGCTAGAGCATCCACAACAATTCAATGCCATTCTCAAGAATTATTTATGTGGATTATAG